A single genomic interval of Armigeres subalbatus isolate Guangzhou_Male chromosome 1, GZ_Asu_2, whole genome shotgun sequence harbors:
- the LOC134205764 gene encoding uncharacterized protein LOC134205764: protein MQPVGCGGRCSTDSAMDFIKSLLPPLKFPKFRKIKQWNGASILNLSQLTSLPSRTRNVGTVASVATPTSSFSRSGTSSTVASISNGTKGHARRRSDISIISATVPTVTGNGNYGLYALKCDRNAAKRGILLNLPRKITAVVGGEGSLSGSYQSEEMVHEKFSPCKRVVEPPPRRKRMKKRMQQQQRQQEKMEIYCGDRLVERNRSELYRIAERGSNEKLDQAEIRKPTKEALYSARKTRSVDNILALKKYYPGEGEESDSDAEQVRSLKVTRKREWRGNKGLKYSESMESDSEEVEKRKNLVHGRLKKASDFSIENNSDEIEVRFKRNGSTESEDVSKSVALPLPSRVTVLRQEGVKPEIKPKVVMPKLSESPPKKVEKFVSSKDFADNFKPLASVLHDSIKSTDLKRKWINDFLSESDDEPVRHNQSVVLKSQHSVESLTKKFEMVDRFDRQLAALESGKKLMCNESDDSINIFKKTNADFDEFDKLFNEGKSLRGLGSVKKTVTVSEQITYIDQHKTNQLRYSSSSMDSDVKEIPIPPPLPPPVATKVTDGATLPKSTVKIQDYYDKKLQRVRYVSSPSPSRCYDEDSSTERTEAVNNNIVLPLSIINRTIVDNRITTEQVPTSAKAVAQEEPSANEANQNIYPETYNQSANNDHIPYNLEDTDNPSYVGHNQATTNSRDSLSHNVFIVGETFKRSEKTTGGDPVKRYVNYKFDDYCKIDRGETVRSPPTVPKGPSRIFNLNDFHDSCYNEEGVVII from the exons ATGCAACCGGTCGGATGCGGTGGAAGGTGCAGTACGGATAGCGCTATGGATTTCATAAAAA GTCTTTTGCCTCCGCTGAAATTCCCAAAGTTCCGAAAAATCAAACAATGGAATGGTGCCTCGATTCTGAATCTGAGCCAGCTGACGAGTCTGCCGTCGCGCACCAGGAACGTCGGAACGGTGGCCTCGGTGGCGACTCCGACGTCGTCGTTCTCACGTTCCGGCACGAGTTCCACCGTGGCGTCGATTTCCAACGGGACGAAGGGGCACGCAAGAAGAAGATCGGACATTTCGATTATTTCGGCCACGGTACCGACCGTGACCGGGAACGGGAACTACGGTCTGTACGCGTTGAAGTGCGACCGGAATGCGGCAAAGCGAGGGATTTTGCTGAACCTGCCGAGGAAAATTACGGCGGTGGTCGGTGGCGAGGGGTCACTTAGCGGAAGCTACCAGTCGGAGGAGATGGTCCACGAGAAGTTCTCGCCGTGCAAGAGGGTTGTGGAACCGCCGCCGAGGAGGAAGAGAATGAAGAAGAGGATGCAGCAGCAGCAACGGCAGCAGGAGAAAATGGAGATCTATTGTGGAGATCGATTGGTGGAAAGGAATCGTAGCGAGCTGTATAGGATTGCAGAACGAGGATCGAATGAGAAATTGGATCAAGCGGAGATAAGAAAGCCGACTAAAGAGGCATTATACAGTGCAAGAAAGACTCGGTCGGTGGATAACATACTGGCGTTGAAAAAGTATTACCCGGGGGAGGGTGAGGAGAGCGATAGCGATGCAGAGCAGGTTCGTTCCTTGAAGGTAACGAGAAAACGGGAATGGAGAGGGAACAAGGGGTTAAAATACAGTGAAAGTATGGAAAGTGATTCGGAGGAAGTTGAAAAGAGGAAGAACCTTGTGCACGGTCGATTGAAAAAGGCTAGCGATTTCTCGATTGAAAACAATTCTGATGAAATTGAGGTTAGGTTCAAGCGGAATGGCAGTACGGAGAGTGAAGATGTGTCGAAGTCGGTGGCTCTTCCACTACCGAGCAGAGTCACAGTACTGCGACAGGAAGGAGTCAAGCCGGAGATAAAGCCAAAGGTAGTGATGCCAAAACTTTCGGAAAGTCCTCCGAAAAAAGTGGAGAAATTTGTAAGCTCCAAGGATTTTGCTGACAATTTTAAACCGTTGGCCTCAGTGTTACATGATTCGATTAAAAGCACCGATCTAAAACGCAAATGGATTAATGATTTTCTCTCTGAAAGTGACGACGAACCCGTGAGACATAATCAATCCGTGGTTTTGAAAAGTCAGCATTCAGTAGAATCACTGACGAAAAAGTTTGAAATGGTCGACAGGTTTGATCGACAACTTGCAGCCCTCGAATCGGGCAAAAAACTGATGTGCAATGAATCAGATGACAgcatcaatattttcaaaaagacCAATGCTGATTTCGACGAGTTTGACAAACTGTTCAACGAAGGTAAATCGTTGAGGGGGCTCGGTAGCGTCAAGAAGACCGTCACCGTCAGCGAGCAGATTACCTACATCGATCAACACAAAACCAATCAACTGCGCTACTCATCATCGTCGATGGACTCGGACGTGAAGGAAATACCGATTCCTCCGCCCCTTCCACCGCCAGTGGCCACGAAGGTAACGGACGGAGCCACCCTACCGAAGAGTACCGTCAAGATACAGGACTACTACGACAAGAAGCTTCAGCGCGTCCGGTACGTCTCGTCACCATCGCCATCGCGATGCTACGACGAAGACTCGTCCACCGAGCGGACCGAAGCGGTCAACAATAATATAGTGCTTCCTTTAAGTATAATCAATCGTACTATTGTAGACAACCGTATTACTACTGAGCAAGTGCCAACAAGTGCAAAAGCAGTAGCCCAAGAAGAACCTAGCGCTAACGAGGCGAATCAAAACATCTACCCAGAAACCTATAACCAATCAGCTAATAACGATCATATCCCGTATAATCTAGAAGATACCGACAACCCTAGTTATGTCGGACATAATCAAGCAACTACCAATAGTAGGGACAGTCTTAGTCATAATGTTTTTATCGTGGGTGAAACTTTCAAGCGAAGCGAGAAGACCACCGGCGGAGATCCGGTCAAGCGTTACGTCAACTACAAGTTCGATGACTACTGTAAAATCGATCGGGGAGAAACGGTGCGGAGTCCACCAACGGTACCCAAGGGTCCATCGAGAATCTTCAACCTCAATGACTTTCACGACAGTTGCTATAATGAGGAAGGGGTTGTCATCATATGA